Within the Malus sylvestris chromosome 4, drMalSylv7.2, whole genome shotgun sequence genome, the region TGATCattaaattaactaaataaaaaagaattaacaataaaaattaaacaaatttgtgcaagaagagaaaacaagtgTGTGAAAAATATATCTTTATTTAAATGTttcataaatttttttagataaaAACAGATGTGATTTCCGCGCTCTAAATTTCTGCTACTACACTCCATCAATTGTAATCCACCACGTGTAAGTGTTTAGGCCATCCAACTCATGCCCAACAACAGCACACACAAAAACATATTGACAGAATGTAAAGAAGTAGACATTGCAAATTATGCCAAATCATCATTTTACACACACTCATAACCATAATTAACATACCCCAAATTACATATATACCCTCATCTCTCTCCCTGCCTCTCTGTTTTGTGTATATCTTTTCTTGCAATCTAAGTCTACCCCTTTATTTTCTGTCCAAACACATCAAACTCCATATAAAACCCCCCCCAAACCCCATTTGCACACACCTCTGACCTCCACAAATGACTTCAGTTTGCATATCAAACTGCTTCAACGACGCACGTGACCCCCGCGTGCCGATTCGGGCCACCTACGTAAACCTCTACAAGTGGCCCGAGTCCGACGCAGAGTTTGTGCGCTCGGTGAGCTCCAACGGGCGGCGAACGGATCCTACACTGCGACACGGGCACCCAAGGGTGGTGGACAGCATATCATGCAGGCAAATGTATCTCAGGAGCTATAAGTTTTCAAGGAAAGAGAGCGTGCCGGAGAAAACCCAGAAGTGCTTTGGAAGAGTGAAGGAGAAGATGGCAGGAAATAACAACAATAATGACGGGAGTAAGGGTAAGAAGGGGAAGGGAAAAGTGGGGAGGAAAAAGAATAGTAAGTGTTTGGTTCTCAGGAAAGTGAAGGAATTTTCATCTGCTGCTCTCTTTAGAATATTTCAGAGGTTGCTGTCTTGCTCTGCTAGTGTAGATGTTGTGAGTCATGATGACTAATTTAAATTTTCGGTTTTGTAATTTGTGTTATTTGAAGggttttaatttagtttttggtgttttaattaaattataatccAGAAATTGTTGctgttaatttgtgtttttgtttgtgtaatttgtgtcaatatatatataaataactGAAAGAAAATAGGGGCGTATATATTTGGTTCTGCAATATTTTCTGCATTTACATGTTTTTGGCTTAGAAATTTGCATCTCACTCTCAGTAAATGCCAAACATTTGAAGCTCGATTAGTTAAGAACATTCATCTCCGCATTCGATATCCTGATCCAGTGTTCGACTCCCCACTTCCCCAATGTCGTATCACGTGtacgaaaagaaaaaacagtttaGGTTGTTAGCACCATTTGACAGGTAGCTTATCTAACTGTAGATTATGTACAAAACTATGTAATACAAATGTACGACTGCTTAATCATGGGTCAAAACAATAGAAAAGTTGACTGGTTCACGCTTTATCTTAGTTGATTAATTTTGGTAAAGAATCGTTGAACTGCTCAGGATTTAAAACTATCAGTCTGCATAACATCTGATTGACCAAAAAAACAAGTGCAGGATCAGTTTTGAATTTGAATGGTGGGTACTGAAAATATTTGAGCTTTCAGTgttacaaatatatacacatatattagATATTAGGATAAAAACTGTGTTAAAAGTATGGTAATTGGCTTTGGATTCTGTTTAGGGTTAAAGGGAGCTGTGAAAGAGACCTGGCTCTTTTGGGTCAAAGTATTTTGCTGTCTTAACAGGAAAAGCCTATAGTTACGGTTAAATTAACAATTGATTTGGTGCCAACTGCTACATAGACAAATAAGGCACTAAAATGAGTAATTCAACGtcacttataaatgaaaggttttaggttcgGTTGTTGCCGAGGATGAATTCgaacaaaattattataactagcCCATTATAAAACTCACTCATCTACTTAGGGTGGAAAATATCTTATGTATTACAAAAAGAGCAATCAACATGCTGAATGACAAAAATTATACTATATTCAGTGTATACGGTATTAAAATTTTCCAATGAATGAAATGATTGCAGTTCTCCTGTTGCAATCCAAAAGTTGTAATCTTGCATTTATTCACGGATATATCTCCATTTTTTTGTAACACTCGACACACGACTAGCTACAATCCGACATTAACTAATAAGGTGGATAATCTAACATATAAACCCGGGTACATTCCTCTCTTCCTACACAAAATGAGTGCTATAATTAAGAAGAGGCTCGGGAGAAGATTCCTATAACTCAATCTGATATTATGAAATTGATGGATGAGTAAATTCAGTATACTCCTCAATATCCAACGGGATTAATTTGGTTTTCATCGTGATTCTATAACAAATATGGGAAAGGGAGCCAGTTTTCACTCACAATGTTTAGCTTCTCACACATCGCTGTTTATCTTTGGTCAAaacattaattaaattaaacaaaagcaAAGTACATAACTAAATACAGGTGTgtgaaaagttaaaaataatGTGTTTATTCATTTTCATATTGAAAAATTACCTTCAAATACTACAAAGAAGCAGATAGTGAAGGTTTTCACGTCATGAATCTCATGACCTctattaacaattaaattaTGACATGTATAATCATGCTCATGTGAACTGTCAAACATTAGAAGCCATCAAGAAACAATATGTGGCTTGTCCCTGACCTTGTTACATAATTATTTTTACTTTCGGCTTAGGTGTAGGTGGTAAGAACAGAGTAATGGTATCGATAATCAGCTATATACGTGAGTATCTGTCAGTCATTGATACTAAAGGTGGCAAATGAATCTATTGGGTTGTTAATGGGTATTTGTTAAGACTTGTTTAATTGATATAATCATAATATAGAGctgaggccatctccaaccgatggctagccagagggctcgttttagccctctgaccctccaagattctccaagatattaatattttaatgaacagtacagggccatatttgcctccgtctccaaccgagggccagagggctagagggctcgttttagccctgtaaaaaaaaaccgtctccaaccgagggccaaagggccatagggccaaacataatttattatttaaaaactacaacttaattttatttaaaaatcatgttggttagtgttgtataatttttatgtcggttaatgttatttaatgttgtttcatattgtttaatgttgtttcatgttacttaatttaatttaatgttgtataatggcttaggaagttataggaaaaaaatagaatttaaaaaaaatatgaaacaaattttgtgaaatagaagttataggaaaaaatggaatttaaaaaaaaatatgaaacaaattttgtaaaatagaagttatatgaaaaaaatatgaaccaaattttgtaaaatataagttataggaaaaaaatacaattaaaaaaaaattgaaacaaattttgtaaaatagaagttataggaagttatagaaaaaaaaagaaaaaaaaaaggtttaaattcataaaaaaaaaaaaggatttacaaCGGCTAGTGGCGCTAGCCGTTGGAAGTTTGAATTCAAAatgttatttctgtcggttataaccgacataaataagaaacattaaaaaaaaaatagccagcccggggctggctggctggccgaaagcagccagccctccagccctctccgatcccgtggggccttcccagattcccgagccctctggcctagccctcggttggagacggttttagggctattttcggccctctggccctctggacccttcggttggagatggcctgagATTTGATAGTGGTGATAATGGTGTAAGgtgaaatcaaactaaataGGTTTTAATAGGTACCGTTAATAATCCAATGAGTTGATTTGTCACCTCTAGTTGATGCATTGTTGATGGTTGTTAATTGTTCGTGTATTCTGGAACAAACTTGTATAACATCTGAAAATCACTAACAAACCATCAACAACTGATAGTCATTCACGTACATGTGAACATTTGTCGCTAGCACAACTTTAATGAATGAAATGTtatattacaaataattttcCCTCCAGTACGAAATTTGGCtgttaattatttaattaatctcCCAAACACGAAGGATTGCAGTTTTATCTAGATGAAGTGTGGCTTGACATCACAGCTAGGACGTGAGAGTGAGGAAATAACAAAGTGATAAGTTGGGGGGCCatgggaaaaaaagaaagatataaTGATAACAGCCACCAAACACATTGGCTTTTTTGTTGATGAAACTTGCATTCTAAGCAGGACCTTAATCAATACGCCTGCAGCAAATACTTGATTTCTATATGGTCCTCATCAACATCTGGAAAAGTTTAGAGAAACTAAGACTTAGAAACTTGTAATAATCATTTTTTATGTATATACAAAGATATTTAGAGTTGGAAATTTAGGTTATGACACACAATAAGTAAGCCA harbors:
- the LOC126619114 gene encoding uncharacterized protein LOC126619114; amino-acid sequence: MTSVCISNCFNDARDPRVPIRATYVNLYKWPESDAEFVRSVSSNGRRTDPTLRHGHPRVVDSISCRQMYLRSYKFSRKESVPEKTQKCFGRVKEKMAGNNNNNDGSKGKKGKGKVGRKKNSKCLVLRKVKEFSSAALFRIFQRLLSCSASVDVVSHDD